One Roseomonas gilardii subsp. gilardii genomic region harbors:
- a CDS encoding 5-methyltetrahydropteroyltriglutamate--homocysteine S-methyltransferase, translating into MSISEATSRTGSDGRPCQPPAFPSFRADHVGSLLRPAALREARQAHAEGRLSAEALRAVEDEQIARVVAKQESIGLRAATDGEYRRAYWHYDFLGGLDGIEIYEPEDKVQFKGATLGHKLRVNGRIGWKPSMIQDFRFTAGCTCNAIAKQTIPSPSVVHFRGGREAIARDVYPDMDGFFDDLGRTYEEAVKSFHAAGCRYLQLDEVNIAYLCDPEQIEGLKRRGEHVEGLLDIYAGMINRATRARPPGMAMSMHLCRGNFQSTFVASGGYEPVAEVLFNAIDIDAYFMEFDDERSGGFEPLRFVPRGKKIVVLGIVTSKNGALESKDELKRRIDEAAKFLPLEQLAISPQCGFASTQEGNKLSEEQQWAKLRLCAELAEEVWGR; encoded by the coding sequence ATGTCCATCAGCGAAGCCACTTCCCGCACCGGGAGCGATGGCCGGCCCTGCCAGCCCCCCGCCTTCCCCTCCTTCCGTGCCGATCATGTCGGCAGCCTGCTGCGCCCCGCCGCACTGCGTGAGGCCCGTCAGGCCCACGCCGAGGGCAGGCTTTCCGCCGAGGCCCTGCGCGCCGTGGAGGACGAGCAGATCGCCCGGGTGGTGGCGAAGCAGGAATCGATCGGCCTGCGCGCCGCCACGGATGGCGAGTACCGCCGTGCCTACTGGCATTACGACTTCCTCGGCGGGCTGGACGGGATCGAGATCTACGAGCCCGAGGACAAGGTCCAGTTCAAGGGCGCGACGCTCGGCCACAAGCTGCGGGTGAATGGCAGGATCGGCTGGAAGCCCAGCATGATCCAGGATTTCCGCTTCACCGCCGGCTGCACCTGCAACGCCATCGCCAAGCAGACCATCCCCTCCCCCAGCGTGGTGCATTTCCGCGGCGGGCGGGAGGCGATCGCGCGCGACGTCTATCCGGACATGGACGGGTTCTTCGACGATCTCGGCCGGACCTATGAGGAGGCGGTGAAGTCCTTCCACGCCGCCGGTTGCCGCTATCTCCAACTCGACGAGGTGAACATCGCCTATCTCTGCGATCCGGAGCAGATCGAGGGGCTGAAGCGGCGTGGCGAGCATGTGGAAGGGCTGCTCGACATCTATGCCGGCATGATCAACCGCGCCACGCGCGCGCGGCCACCCGGCATGGCGATGAGCATGCATCTCTGCCGGGGCAACTTCCAATCCACCTTCGTCGCCTCCGGCGGCTATGAGCCGGTGGCCGAGGTGCTGTTCAACGCCATCGACATCGACGCCTATTTCATGGAGTTCGACGACGAGCGCTCGGGGGGCTTCGAGCCGCTGCGCTTCGTGCCGCGCGGGAAGAAGATCGTCGTGCTGGGAATCGTCACCAGCAAGAACGGCGCGCTGGAAAGCAAGGACGAGCTGAAGCGCCGCATCGACGAGGCCGCGAAGTTCCTGCCGCTGGAGCAGCTCGCCATCAGCCCGCAATGCGGCTTCGCCAGCACCCAGGAGGGGAACAAGCTCTCCGAGGAGCAGCAATGGGCCAAGCTGCGGCTCTGCGCCGAGCTGGCCGAGGAGGTCTGGGGCCGCTGA
- a CDS encoding YcbK family protein, translating into MSHRPRLDCPCCVDEARSPAFRRREVIRAALGGLACATVATPVLADSGPPRVLRIQRAYAETDDQFEGVYWENGRYVRTALQKLDYVLRDLPTEEVTPMDPRLFDVLHAVAQQMDSSEPFQVISGYRAPERNANLARQSRRVSTASLHMSGMAADVRLPDRDSYAMARLAAEMQMGGVGLYRRDGFVHLDCGQPRRWG; encoded by the coding sequence ATGAGCCATCGCCCGCGCCTCGACTGCCCCTGCTGCGTGGACGAGGCCCGCAGCCCCGCCTTCCGCCGGCGGGAGGTGATCCGCGCCGCGCTGGGCGGCCTTGCCTGCGCCACCGTCGCCACGCCCGTGCTGGCCGATTCCGGCCCGCCGCGCGTGCTGCGCATCCAGCGCGCCTATGCCGAGACGGACGACCAGTTCGAGGGCGTGTACTGGGAGAATGGCCGCTACGTCCGCACCGCACTGCAGAAACTGGACTATGTGCTGCGCGACCTGCCGACCGAGGAGGTGACGCCGATGGACCCGCGCCTCTTCGACGTGCTGCATGCGGTGGCGCAGCAGATGGATTCCAGCGAGCCCTTCCAGGTGATCAGCGGCTACCGGGCGCCGGAGCGCAACGCCAACCTGGCGCGGCAGTCGCGCCGCGTGTCCACCGCCTCGCTGCACATGTCCGGCATGGCGGCGGATGTGCGCCTGCCGGACCGCGATTCCTATGCCATGGCGCGGCTGGCGGCGGAGATGCAGATGGGCGGCGTCGGCCTGTACCGCCGCGACGGCTTCGTGCACCTGGATTGCGGCCAGCCGCGCCGCTGGGGCTGA
- a CDS encoding peroxiredoxin — protein sequence MLTVGDKFPSFKLTAVKGGPEGLNMNTAFTEISDASDAGKWKIVFFWPKDFTFVCPTEIVAFGKLNTDFNDRDAVVYGVSIDSEFVHMNWRTHHADLKDLPFAMLADIKRELSTACGILDKNAGVALRATFIVDPEGIIRFASVNDLNVGRNPQEVLRVLDALQTDELCPCNWKQGEEVLKPAA from the coding sequence ATGCTGACCGTCGGCGACAAGTTCCCGTCCTTCAAGCTGACCGCCGTGAAGGGTGGCCCCGAGGGGCTGAACATGAACACCGCCTTCACCGAGATCTCCGATGCCTCCGATGCCGGCAAGTGGAAGATCGTCTTCTTCTGGCCGAAGGACTTCACCTTCGTCTGCCCGACGGAGATCGTGGCCTTCGGCAAGCTGAACACGGATTTCAACGACCGTGACGCCGTCGTCTATGGCGTGTCGATCGACAGCGAGTTCGTGCACATGAACTGGCGCACGCACCATGCCGACCTGAAGGATCTGCCCTTCGCCATGCTCGCCGACATCAAGCGCGAGCTGTCGACCGCCTGCGGCATCCTCGACAAGAACGCCGGCGTGGCCCTGCGCGCGACCTTCATCGTGGACCCGGAGGGGATCATTCGCTTCGCCTCCGTCAACGACCTGAATGTCGGCCGCAACCCGCAGGAAGTGCTTCGCGTCCTCGACGCGCTGCAGACGGACGAGCTGTGCCCCTGCAACTGGAAGCAGGGCGAAGAGGTCCTGAAGCCGGCCGCCTGA
- a CDS encoding class I SAM-dependent methyltransferase, which translates to MTERSSFLPVAAAYDLWAGTYDTQDNPMVFGASRIVEGLAGEVRGRDVVEFGCGTGRNLARLRAGGAAGLTGLDLSAGMLEQARQRSPDVHLLRHDMSQPVALPDASADLALFCLSLEHMADLLPPLREARRLLRPRGEIRIVEIHPFLSLGGTSAHFQAGGREIHMPTVAHGFADYLNTFTALGLRPLACREWRPRDFGGALPERVLKRGPDHPLLVEFQLGH; encoded by the coding sequence ATGACGGAACGATCCTCCTTTCTTCCGGTGGCCGCGGCCTACGACCTCTGGGCCGGGACCTATGACACGCAGGACAACCCGATGGTCTTCGGGGCCAGCCGGATCGTGGAAGGACTCGCCGGCGAGGTCCGGGGCCGCGACGTGGTGGAGTTCGGCTGCGGCACCGGCCGCAACCTGGCGCGGCTGCGGGCCGGGGGCGCGGCGGGGCTGACCGGGCTCGACCTGTCCGCCGGGATGCTGGAGCAGGCGCGCCAACGCAGCCCGGATGTCCACCTGCTGCGCCATGACATGAGCCAGCCGGTGGCGCTGCCGGATGCCTCGGCGGATCTGGCCCTGTTCTGCCTGTCGCTGGAACACATGGCCGATCTCCTGCCACCCTTGCGGGAAGCACGCCGCCTGCTGCGCCCGCGAGGGGAGATCCGGATCGTCGAGATCCATCCCTTCCTTTCGCTCGGCGGGACCAGCGCGCATTTCCAGGCTGGCGGGCGGGAGATCCACATGCCAACAGTGGCACATGGCTTCGCCGATTATCTGAACACCTTCACGGCGCTGGGCCTCCGCCCGCTGGCCTGCCGGGAATGGCGGCCGCGCGACTTCGGCGGAGCACTGCCGGAGCGGGTGCTCAAGCGAGGGCCGGATCACCCGCTGCTGGTGGAATTCCAGCTAGGCCACTGA
- a CDS encoding L,D-transpeptidase family protein — translation MSHAAPAALQRLAERLHRLEEDGLNPADYAIPTEAAVAADPAAQAPGLMRAASAALSDLLLGRLRLPTNRPDILRDPAVIPMPRWQLDLLGAADPASVIDRAALVHPEAALLKAELAKARAIVAAGGWPRVPGGGTLDPGASDAQRVPALRARLAVVDPVLATAPVEGTGEVYDEALAAALRRWQEEQGLEADGRLGPITLAQLNRPASQRVDQLRVALDMRRAAPRPPAGRRIEVNIPDFRLFVLEGNRTLSRMNVVVGRPDRATPLLRVSMTTVQFNPPWGVPARNAREDLLPKFRRDPKAMVAKGFRLFTTIGGERVEVDPTTVDWAHIRPDNFPYSVRQDAGDSSALGRLKFIMPNNDDIYLHDTPDRWAFNRPDRAFSSGCIRLERPMELLDLAMDGMGWDRERMQRTFDTRQTINVPLKRSIPVRLVYTTAVVEEGRLRLRPDIYGLDAAYAREMDRSTPRVAAAR, via the coding sequence GTGAGCCATGCCGCGCCGGCCGCATTGCAGCGCCTGGCGGAGCGCCTGCACCGGCTGGAGGAAGACGGGCTCAACCCCGCCGACTACGCCATTCCCACCGAGGCTGCCGTCGCCGCCGATCCCGCCGCCCAGGCGCCGGGGCTGATGCGCGCCGCCTCGGCCGCGCTGTCCGATCTCCTGCTGGGGCGGCTGCGCCTGCCCACCAACCGCCCCGACATCCTGCGCGACCCCGCCGTCATCCCGATGCCGCGCTGGCAGTTGGACCTGCTGGGCGCCGCCGATCCGGCCTCGGTGATCGACCGGGCGGCCCTCGTGCATCCCGAGGCTGCGCTCCTGAAGGCCGAACTGGCCAAGGCGCGCGCCATCGTCGCGGCAGGTGGCTGGCCCCGCGTCCCGGGCGGCGGCACGCTCGATCCCGGCGCCAGCGACGCGCAGCGCGTACCGGCGCTGCGGGCACGGCTCGCCGTGGTGGACCCGGTGCTGGCCACCGCGCCAGTGGAAGGGACGGGCGAGGTCTATGACGAGGCGCTGGCCGCCGCCCTGCGCCGCTGGCAGGAGGAACAGGGGCTGGAGGCCGATGGCCGCCTCGGGCCGATCACCCTGGCACAGCTCAACCGCCCGGCCTCGCAGCGGGTGGACCAGCTCCGCGTCGCGCTGGACATGCGCCGCGCCGCGCCGCGCCCGCCCGCGGGCCGCCGGATCGAGGTGAACATCCCCGATTTCCGGCTCTTCGTGCTGGAGGGGAACCGGACCCTGTCGCGGATGAATGTGGTGGTCGGCCGCCCCGACCGCGCCACGCCGCTGCTGCGGGTCTCGATGACCACGGTGCAGTTCAACCCGCCCTGGGGCGTGCCCGCGCGCAACGCGCGCGAGGACCTGCTGCCGAAGTTCCGGCGCGACCCCAAGGCGATGGTGGCCAAGGGCTTCCGCCTCTTCACCACGATCGGCGGGGAGCGCGTGGAGGTCGATCCGACCACGGTCGACTGGGCCCATATCCGGCCCGACAACTTCCCCTATTCGGTGCGCCAGGATGCCGGGGATTCCAGCGCGCTCGGACGGCTGAAATTCATCATGCCCAACAACGACGACATCTACCTGCACGACACGCCGGACCGCTGGGCCTTCAACCGGCCCGACCGCGCCTTCTCGTCCGGCTGCATCCGACTGGAGCGACCCATGGAACTTCTCGACCTTGCCATGGATGGCATGGGCTGGGACCGGGAGCGCATGCAGCGCACCTTCGACACCCGGCAGACGATCAACGTGCCCCTGAAGCGATCCATCCCGGTGCGGCTGGTCTATACGACCGCCGTGGTGGAGGAAGGGCGTCTGCGACTGCGCCCCGACATCTACGGCCTCGACGCCGCCTATGCGCGGGAGATGGACCGCAGCACCCCGCGCGTGGCGGCCGCCCGATGA
- a CDS encoding carboxymuconolactone decarboxylase family protein: protein MSLDALRNMLPEYAKDLKLNLGSLAAETLLTEQQLAGTFIASALASRNAVVTKNITDEFGPKLSPEALNAAKAAAAIMGMNNVYYRFTHLVHGDYATMPAKLRMNVMARPGVEKVDFELWSLAVSAINGCGMCMESHEKVVRQHGITQEQVQASIRIASVVHAVAAVLDGEAALAG from the coding sequence ATGTCGCTCGACGCCCTGCGCAACATGCTGCCCGAATACGCCAAGGACCTGAAGCTGAACCTCGGCTCGCTCGCCGCCGAGACGCTCCTGACGGAGCAGCAGCTGGCCGGTACCTTCATTGCCAGCGCGCTTGCCTCGCGCAACGCCGTGGTGACGAAGAACATCACCGACGAGTTCGGCCCGAAGCTGTCGCCCGAGGCGCTGAACGCGGCCAAGGCGGCGGCGGCGATCATGGGCATGAACAACGTCTATTATCGCTTCACGCATCTGGTGCATGGCGACTACGCCACCATGCCGGCCAAGCTGCGCATGAACGTCATGGCGCGGCCGGGCGTGGAAAAGGTGGATTTCGAGCTCTGGTCGCTCGCCGTCTCCGCCATCAACGGCTGCGGCATGTGCATGGAGAGCCATGAGAAGGTGGTGCGCCAGCACGGCATCACCCAGGAGCAGGTGCAGGCTTCCATCCGCATCGCCTCGGTGGTGCATGCGGTGGCGGCGGTGCTGGATGGCGAGGCCGCGCTGGCGGGCTGA
- a CDS encoding transglycosylase SLT domain-containing protein, whose amino-acid sequence MAMLRCLTFLLIFLASMAGARAQSPGPSLGPSPSTLCRTAIASAEREYGLPTGLLAAIGRVESGRRDQETGERGPWPWTMNAEGRGKFFRTKAEAVAEVRQLRGDGMRLIDVGCMQINLHHHPNAFASLEEAFDPLANARYAARFLKDLNATRGDWMRSAANYHSNTPDRAAAYLAAVEAQLPEARREAGLAPAWNPGWTPSGRMMAAATPRLTMGQPMGGQPMGGQPVGRSLPFGGVPYAGAPAVVNRAPLAGAGLGGATPGGASAGRGLAAYRAIPIPLATRMPAAGRG is encoded by the coding sequence ATGGCCATGCTCCGCTGCCTGACCTTCCTCCTGATCTTTCTCGCCAGCATGGCGGGAGCCCGGGCCCAATCCCCCGGTCCGTCCCTTGGCCCGTCCCCCTCCACCCTTTGCCGGACCGCGATCGCCTCGGCGGAACGGGAATACGGCCTGCCAACGGGGCTCCTGGCCGCCATCGGGCGGGTGGAATCGGGGCGGCGGGACCAGGAAACCGGCGAGCGCGGCCCCTGGCCCTGGACGATGAATGCGGAAGGGCGCGGCAAGTTTTTCCGCACCAAGGCGGAAGCGGTTGCCGAGGTGCGGCAGCTTCGGGGCGATGGCATGCGGCTGATCGATGTGGGCTGCATGCAGATCAACCTGCACCACCACCCCAATGCCTTCGCCAGCCTGGAGGAAGCCTTCGACCCCCTGGCCAATGCCCGCTACGCCGCCCGCTTCCTGAAGGACCTGAATGCCACGCGCGGGGACTGGATGCGCTCGGCAGCGAACTACCACAGCAACACGCCGGACCGGGCCGCCGCCTATCTCGCGGCGGTGGAGGCACAACTCCCGGAAGCGCGGCGCGAGGCCGGGCTGGCCCCGGCCTGGAATCCCGGCTGGACTCCTTCTGGGCGAATGATGGCCGCCGCGACGCCGCGCCTCACGATGGGCCAACCCATGGGGGGCCAACCCATGGGGGGCCAGCCCGTGGGACGCAGCCTGCCCTTCGGCGGCGTGCCCTATGCCGGGGCGCCGGCGGTGGTGAACCGCGCGCCCCTCGCCGGGGCAGGGCTGGGCGGCGCCACGCCGGGCGGGGCATCCGCTGGGCGCGGGCTGGCCGCCTATCGCGCCATCCCGATCCCGCTGGCCACCCGCATGCCCGCCGCGGGCCGGGGCTGA
- a CDS encoding DUF1028 domain-containing protein, with protein MTWSIVAHDPHRKTFAVAVTTCNLAVGASCPFVRAGVGAVSTQSFTNRYLGPAVLDGIQAGLHPAAAIEQALAGDDGRELRQIHAVDRQGRVAAWTGRHCVAWAGHNGAPHVSFAGNMLAGPAVLQDTEAAFTVHGSLSLPRRLVQALMAGEAAGGDRRGRQSAALMMVSTEDFPDLDLRVDDHVEPLTELRRLLGLWERQREPHLADAPRKANPAGLTDLDTIEARWIERGLDLRFPR; from the coding sequence GTGACCTGGTCCATTGTCGCGCACGACCCGCATCGGAAGACCTTCGCCGTGGCCGTGACCACCTGCAATCTCGCCGTGGGGGCCTCCTGCCCTTTCGTGCGGGCGGGGGTCGGGGCGGTGTCCACGCAGTCCTTCACCAACCGCTATCTCGGCCCCGCCGTGCTGGACGGGATCCAGGCCGGGCTGCATCCGGCCGCCGCGATCGAGCAGGCGCTGGCCGGGGATGACGGGCGGGAGCTGCGCCAGATCCATGCTGTGGACCGCCAGGGTCGCGTGGCTGCCTGGACCGGGCGGCACTGCGTCGCCTGGGCAGGGCATAACGGGGCGCCGCACGTGTCCTTCGCCGGCAACATGCTGGCGGGACCGGCGGTGCTGCAGGACACCGAGGCCGCCTTCACCGTGCATGGCAGCCTGTCCCTGCCCCGCCGGCTGGTGCAGGCCCTGATGGCTGGCGAGGCTGCGGGCGGCGACCGGCGCGGCCGCCAGTCCGCCGCCCTGATGATGGTGTCCACCGAGGATTTCCCGGACCTGGACCTCCGGGTGGACGACCATGTGGAACCGCTGACGGAGTTGCGGCGGCTGCTCGGCCTCTGGGAGCGCCAGCGCGAGCCGCATCTCGCCGACGCGCCGCGCAAGGCCAATCCGGCCGGCCTGACTGATCTCGACACGATCGAGGCCCGCTGGATCGAACGCGGCCTGGACCTGCGCTTTCCACGCTGA
- a CDS encoding 2-hydroxyacid dehydrogenase — MVARIVFLDPLSPQRMEALNELLPPGFSIFTTTARDEATQTAAIAEAEYAISGDVPVTGAMMRAAKQLKGVHKWGVGIDNFDLDTARELGIRIMRTTGSNAVPVAETALAMMMATARGLLPGHKGLERGEWLKGAVGQHCFMLSGKTVGIVGLGYIGKSLARILRGFSCRVLYSKPNRLDPAEEAELGVEHVPFETLLRESDIISLHCALTPQTRGLFAAPQFRAMKKTAVLVNVARGGVVVEADLVEALRTGEIQAAGVDVFETEPVPADHPLLHMENVIVTPHIGAAARDNFAATVSRMYRNIASVEHGEPVAPLDLVV; from the coding sequence ATGGTCGCCCGAATCGTGTTCCTCGACCCTCTGAGCCCCCAGCGCATGGAGGCGCTGAACGAGCTCCTGCCGCCCGGCTTCTCGATCTTCACCACCACGGCGCGGGACGAGGCGACCCAGACCGCCGCGATCGCCGAGGCCGAGTATGCGATCTCCGGCGACGTGCCGGTGACCGGCGCGATGATGCGCGCCGCGAAGCAGCTCAAGGGCGTCCACAAATGGGGTGTCGGCATCGACAATTTCGACCTCGACACGGCGCGCGAGCTTGGCATCCGCATCATGCGCACCACCGGCAGCAACGCGGTGCCGGTAGCCGAGACGGCGCTGGCGATGATGATGGCCACGGCCCGCGGCCTCCTGCCCGGGCACAAGGGGCTGGAGCGCGGCGAATGGCTCAAGGGCGCCGTGGGGCAGCACTGCTTCATGCTCAGCGGCAAGACCGTCGGCATCGTCGGGCTGGGCTATATCGGCAAGAGCCTGGCGCGCATCCTGCGCGGCTTCTCCTGCCGCGTCCTGTACAGCAAGCCGAACCGGCTGGACCCGGCGGAGGAGGCGGAACTCGGCGTCGAGCATGTGCCCTTCGAGACGCTGCTGCGGGAATCCGACATCATCTCGCTGCATTGCGCGCTGACGCCGCAGACGCGCGGCCTGTTCGCCGCGCCGCAGTTCCGGGCGATGAAGAAGACCGCCGTGCTGGTCAATGTCGCCCGTGGCGGCGTGGTGGTGGAAGCCGATCTGGTCGAAGCCCTGCGCACCGGCGAGATCCAGGCCGCGGGCGTCGATGTCTTCGAGACCGAGCCGGTGCCGGCGGACCATCCGCTGCTGCACATGGAGAACGTGATCGTCACGCCGCATATCGGCGCCGCCGCCCGCGACAACTTCGCCGCCACGGTCAGCCGCATGTACCGCAACATCGCCAGCGTCGAGCATGGCGAACCGGTTGCGCCGCTCGATCTGGTGGTCTGA
- a CDS encoding ImuA family protein — protein MDRPTLLAALRARVSRMERAGAAEALARQQDRGNGAAISLTPAIDAALPGSAGLPRAALHEILQSSSGAATGFAALLLARSGGTVFWIAPSPDAWPPGLSRFGLPHARLILVRAEQAVDALWAAEEALRCPAVGGVLLAGHRPDDTAARRLQLAAETGGGIGLLLHEDTEEAGPGMALTRWRVSGRAGTGLSRHDLGDPQWRLELLRARNARPARWDVAWRPASETLIPENLSEKDAVCDDVPAARLA, from the coding sequence ATGGACAGGCCCACCCTCCTCGCCGCCCTGCGTGCCCGTGTGTCGCGCATGGAGCGCGCGGGGGCGGCCGAGGCCCTGGCCCGGCAGCAGGATCGCGGGAATGGCGCGGCCATCTCCTTGACCCCGGCAATCGATGCCGCCCTCCCTGGCAGTGCCGGCCTGCCCCGCGCCGCGCTGCACGAGATCCTGCAGAGCAGTTCGGGCGCCGCCACCGGCTTTGCCGCCCTGCTCCTGGCACGCAGCGGCGGCACGGTGTTCTGGATCGCCCCCTCCCCCGATGCCTGGCCGCCCGGCCTGTCCCGCTTCGGCCTGCCGCATGCGCGGCTGATCCTGGTGCGGGCGGAGCAGGCGGTGGATGCCCTCTGGGCCGCCGAGGAAGCGCTGCGCTGCCCGGCCGTCGGTGGCGTGCTGCTCGCCGGCCACCGGCCGGACGACACCGCCGCCCGCCGCCTGCAGCTCGCGGCCGAGACCGGCGGCGGCATCGGCCTGCTGCTGCACGAGGATACGGAGGAAGCGGGCCCCGGCATGGCCCTCACCCGCTGGCGCGTGTCCGGCCGGGCCGGCACCGGCCTGTCGCGGCATGACCTGGGCGACCCGCAATGGCGGCTGGAGCTGCTGCGTGCCCGGAACGCCCGCCCCGCCCGCTGGGATGTCGCCTGGCGCCCGGCCAGCGAAACGCTGATCCCCGAGAACCTTTCCGAGAAGGATGCGGTATGCGACGACGTGCCTGCCGCCCGCCTTGCCTGA